CAAGTATGTTATGTTCAGAAGAAGCATGCTTCATGAATCCAACAGACCTACTTAACTACTAATATTACTGTGCATTTAGTCAAAGTAAAACTATATTTTGAACATACTCTATAATCTTCATGCTAATTTCTGTGTCACGAAAAAGCTTCACTAACCTTTTAGATCTCAATTTTCTTTCagctaataaataatatgttgcAGTGATGTGATTATATTCATTCTTTTCTAGGGACTCTAAAATTTGCTCCTTGGTGGCTATAGTTCCATTGACCATCCTCTGTACTATGGCTGAGCGATCCTCCTCAGACAGTTGTTCTTTGGCAACCAGCGGCGTGTCGAAGTCCTCCACGGCGATGCCCTCGCCGGCGGTCACCCACGGGTCAGTCGCGATCTCTGATAGTGTCGCACGTTTCTCCGGTTCTCTAACTAACATTCTTCCTATAAGCCTAAAAGATAAAGTTATCATATTAATAGTAAATCTCTTGTATCTTATAGgggtagatatttttttattcaaatgtaTGCCCACTACAAACCTTTTACATGAATTTGATATATGTGGTGGTATAGTGTATTTGCAGTCCATAATCATAGTTAAAGTTTCACTATCATTTGCTTCCTGGAAAGGTGCTTGCCCACACACCAGCATGTAGAGGATAACCCCCAGGGACCAGACATCTACCGCGGGTGCGTCATACGAGTCACCTAGCAGTATTTCAGGAGCCGAATATGCCAGGGACCCACAAGAAGTCTCTAATTTTTGACCTGGACAGAATTTATTGCTAAAACCAAAGTCAGTCAATTTCACTACACCTAACTTTTCAAAAAACACAACATTTTCAGGTTTCAAGTCACGATGCACAACATGTAACCTGGAAAAAGAAAATTTGAATTAGTACCCCTCATCAACATAAACATGGCACACAATTTAATTACAAGAAAAATAATCACCTGTGGCAGTATGAGATTGCACGGACAATTTGGCGGAAGTAATCACGAGCTAGAGATTCTGACAGGCCAGACTCATGTCTCATTATGTAGTCATATAAATCCCCACCATCACCTAActctaatattaaataaagttttgttTGTGTGTCTATTACTTCATACAATCGAACAACATTTGGATGTTGTACCAGTTTCATACAGCGGacctataaaaatgtattttattagccaacttcatacattttattttattttataacacaagAATATAAACTAATTTCTCGTTTCTGACCTCTTGAAATAAATGTGATTTTGAAACTTCATCCAGTTTACTTTTGTCTATGACCTTGACTGCAACCTTTTCACCAGTGAAGACATGGCGAGCCAACTTAACAACAGCAAAATGCCCTGACCCAAGTGTATCCAGCAAGTCATAAAGTCCAGCAATCTTGGCGTCGTACGCCCCGCTTCCCACGTTCACCCCTCCCCCACCTACCCCTGCACCACAATTATTCATGGCTTCAacctaaaatttaataatagttattaattttatactaCATCTAAGATATgattttaaatatgtttatttgatatacatacaaaataaacaaaataaaataatatataaatatttaattcacgaaattatattatctatttataataaaatttatatatcaCAACTTTCTAACAAAAGGGAATTAACATTAAAGAAAAAGTAACGTGCAAAATAACTTTCTGTATGATAAGACTAAAAGCTCCATTTGAAGCAGAATTGAATagcaattattaaataatattttgtttatatattagATGGATAGGTACAATATAACTTGAAATGACTGCAATATTTACTAATTTCATGACCTACATAATGTTAGCTATTAACAGAAGAAACTAAGCGATAACACACATTACATAAACCATATGAGAACCACATATATATAAATCTATAAATGTGTAAGAATTAATGCTTACCTATATGGGATTTTTTAGAAAATCTAAGCTCAGCAACGAAAACCTACACTAAAGCCAAACGCACTCGTTAGGTTTCATATATCGTCGTTTGAATGAAGTCAATGCGATAGAAACATGTTCTCAAAACAAGTAATGATAAATATCATAAGAACAGTTACAAAGTTGCATTATTTTagttaaaaaagtataattattgAACGTAAAATTGATTCAAGAAACACAATTTCGCCATTTCACAAATGTTCGTTTTGAAActcatttttacaataaagtaaatatttttttatcattaacaAATTATACTTCAATTTGCTTTAAAAATCACAATGGTACGAAATAATGACGTTAAATGGAAATTTTtattacgtacttatataatataattattaaaatgaagAAACACAACGAAATAACTTAGTACCTTTACAGCAAAAAATTCTAATTTCTAAACTGAACTTAGAAATGTCAATATAAAGCTGGCAATTCACCACCCAATTTATgaaattgaagaaaaaaaattgttgtcTAACTTTGTGAATGATCAAATTATAAGGGTCTAAGTCAGGAAGGCGAGTAAAAAAATTCAAACgtcaaaataatttgaataagcCGAAGAAACTAACCTCAAATTGTTTAGTCTGCTTTATTCGTTTTATTAGTAAATAtcagtatttaaaaataaaagttagtgGTTCAATTAGCATCATGGTGTTAGCTCACAGTATAGAAGAAGACAGAACACAAGATGTTCAAATATCCGAGAACGTCACTTTTAATTCAATGCTATTAGCACCCAATACTTTGCAAGGGCTTAAGAACTCTGGGTTCTATAGACCGTCTCCAATACAATTGCATGGTATTCCATTAGGAAAATGTGGATTTGGTAAGTAgaaatgtatgtacgtataattACAGTATcagagaagctcggtggcgcagcggtaaacgcgctcggtctgcgattgttgaagttaagcaactttcgcaaaggccggtcataggatgggtgaccacaaaaaaaaagttttcatctcgagctcctccgtgcttcggaaggcacgttaagccgttggtc
This sequence is a window from Pectinophora gossypiella chromosome 14, ilPecGoss1.1, whole genome shotgun sequence. Protein-coding genes within it:
- the LOC126372325 gene encoding SNF-related serine/threonine-protein kinase-like, which encodes MNNCGAGVGGGGVNVGSGAYDAKIAGLYDLLDTLGSGHFAVVKLARHVFTGEKVAVKVIDKSKLDEVSKSHLFQEVRCMKLVQHPNVVRLYEVIDTQTKLYLILELGDGGDLYDYIMRHESGLSESLARDYFRQIVRAISYCHRLHVVHRDLKPENVVFFEKLGVVKLTDFGFSNKFCPGQKLETSCGSLAYSAPEILLGDSYDAPAVDVWSLGVILYMLVCGQAPFQEANDSETLTMIMDCKYTIPPHISNSCKRLIGRMLVREPEKRATLSEIATDPWVTAGEGIAVEDFDTPLVAKEQLSEEDRSAIVQRMVNGTIATKEQILESLEKNEYNHITATYYLLAERKLRSKRQEERALARRPEALSVARGGPARGLLAPPPLQAAPRTPQDVPPRSRKCSIVREEEDDEESGVAGGGAARAADVRRGSRSEGRLHVAARQPPPPPPPPRPAQLADNLTKVNLEEGGACEPAPEAARGQPPAPPPARRQRLDVRRRRPRAGSCSSSDLSDDDSEKKKRAAEAADAPPERARRDSHDDSSDSQERGAGAGARGSRTTTLEVTRAVCSGTAGSGTAGAGAAGGAAGDARGAAGQGGGRRRRAARSDSRLRESRSLNRIAEVEEAAAARWAGSGLVALCGRPLLRLLAAARPAHSHAQRRLHGLC